The Brassica napus cultivar Da-Ae chromosome C7, Da-Ae, whole genome shotgun sequence genome has a segment encoding these proteins:
- the LOC111208224 gene encoding protein KINESIN LIGHT CHAIN-RELATED 2 isoform X1: protein MEIGESHDRGKEDSAAVQASPRSPLSSIDLAMDGAMNASIEQLYHNVCEMESSDDQSPSRASFISYGAESRIDLELRHLVGGDVGERKKDVVLEKKEESNEGSKNREGSLSRKKPEKLAKTSPNAKLRISSRKSPDLRKVSVDEESPELGPLLLKQAREMVSSGENLNRALDLALRAVKAFEKRAEGELNLVMSLHILAAIYAGLGKYNEAVPVLERSIEIPMIEDGEDHSLAKFAGCMQLGDMYGLMGQVENSLLLYTAGLEIQRQVLGETDPRVGETCRYLAEAHVQAMQFEEASRLCQMALDIHKENGSTATASIEEAADRKLMGLICDAKGDYEVALEHYVLASMAMSSQNHREDVASIDCSIGDAYMSLARFDESIFAYQKALAVFKQSKGESHSSVASVYVRLADLYNKIGKLRDSKSYCENALRIYLKPSPGTPMEEVATGFIEISAIYQSMNELDQALKLLRRALKIYVNAPGQQNTVAGIEAQMGVISYMMGNYPESYNIFKSAVSKFRNSGEKKTAMFGIALNQLGLACVQRYAINEAADLFEEAKGILENEYGPYHPDTLAVYSNLAGTYDAMGRLEDAIEILEYVVGTREEKLGTANPEVEDEKQRLAALLKEAGRGRSKRNRALLTLLDKNPEIEPNCGQRPVY from the exons ATGGAGATAGGAGAGAGCCATGACAGAGGTAAAGAAGACTCGGCCGCCGTTCAAGCGTCACCGAGGAGTCCTTTAAGCTCCATAGATCTCGCCATGGACGGCGCCATGAACGCTTCCATCGAGCAGCTTTATCACAACGTCTGCGAAATGGAGAGCTCCGATGATCAATCCCCGTCGAGGGCGAGTTTCATTTCATACGGAGCCGAGTCGAGAATCGATCTGGAGCTGAGGCATCTCGTGGGAGGAGATGttggagagagaaagaaagacgTTGTCttggagaagaaggaagaaagcAACGAGGGTAGTAAAAACAGAGAAGGTAGCTTGAGCCGCAAGAAACCAGAGAAACTTGCGAAAACAAGCCCTAATGCGAAACTGAGGATATCTTCGAGGAAATCTCCGGATCTCAGGAAGGTGTCTGTAGATGAAGAGAGTCCTGAGCTAGGGCCGTTGTTATTAAAGCAAGCGAGAGAGATGGTTTCATCTGGCGAAAACCTAAACAGAGCTCTTGATTTAGCGTTACGTGCGGTGAAAGCTTTCGAGAAACGCGCGGAAGGAGAGTTGAATCTGGTCATGTCTCTACATATCTTAGCAGCTATCTACGCCGGTTTAGGCAAATACAACGAAGCGGTTCCCGTTCTCGAACGGTCCATCGAGATACCGATGATCGAAGACGGCGAGGACCACTCCTTAGCTAAATTCGCAGGGTGCATGCAGCTCGGCGACATGTACGGCCTAATGGGCCAAGTCGAAAACTCTCTTCTCCTCTACACGGCGGGTTTGGAGATTCAAAGACAAGTTCTCGGAGAGACAGATCCACGAGTCGGCGAAACTTGTCGGTACCTAGCAGAAGCGCACGTCCAAGCGATGCAGTTCGAAGAAGCCTCAAGACTCTGTCAAATGGCGTTGGACATACACAAAGAGAACGGTTCCACCGCTACAGCTTCCATCGAAGAAGCTGCCGATAGAAAACTAATGGGCCTCATCTGCGACGCCAAAGGCGACTACGAGGTCGCCCTCGAGCATTACGTTCTAGCGAGCATGGCTATGTCCTCACAGAACCATAGAGAAGACGTTGCGTCTATAGATTGTAGCATCGGCGACGCCTACATGTCTCTAGCTAGGTTTGACGAGTCGATATTCGCGTACCAGAAGGCTTTGGCTGTTTTTAAGCAGTCCAAAGGTGAGAGTCACTCCTCCGTTGCTTCGGTCTACGTCAGGCTTGCTGATCTCTACAACAAGATAGGGAAGCTGCGAGATTCGAAGTCCTACTGCGAAAACGCGCTTAGGATATACCTAAAGCCGTCTCCGGGGACTCCGATGGAAGAGGTTGCGACTGGTTTTATAGAGATCTCCGCGATTTATCAGTCGATGAACGAGCTTGACCAAGCTCTTAAGCTGCTGAGACGCGCGTTGAAGATATATGTGAATGCTCCGGGTCAGCAGAACACGGTTGCTGGTATTGAGGCTCAGATGGGTGTGATCTCTTACATGATGGGGAACTATCCCGAGTCTTACAACATCTTCAAGAGCGCGGTTTCGAAGTTTCGAAACAGCGGAGAGAAGAAGACGGCTATGTTTGGGATCGCTTTGAACCAACTGGGGCTTGCGTGCGTCCAACGTTACGCGATCAACGAAGCTGCGGATTTGTTTGAAGAGGCGAAAGGGATTCTGGAGAATGAGTATGGGCCGTACCATCCCGACACGTTGGCGGTTTATAGTAACCTTGCCGGAACATACGACGCAATGGGCAG GTTGGAGGATGCGATAGAGATACTAGAGTATGTTGTTGGGACAAGAGAGGAGAAGCTTGGGACGGCGAATCCGGAGGTTGAGGACGAGAAGCAGAGGCTAGCTGCTTTGTTGAAAGAAGCTGGAAGAGGAAGGAGCAAAAGAAACAGAGCACTTCTTACTCTTTTGGACAAGAACCCTGAGATTGAACCGAATTGTGGGCAGAGACCGGTTTATTGA
- the LOC106395046 gene encoding RNA exonuclease 4-like — MDYRSPMESSETLRNKCAACYRQFNKMEHLVEHMKISYHSGHEPTCGVCKKHCRSFESLREHLIGPLPKQECKNIFSLRGCRFCMMILESPNARRIHQERCQFSSVNAGLTTRMAALGLRDKVMIDYTSSRSPKMVALSCKMVGGGSDGSLDVCARVCITDENDNVVFHTYVKPSMVVTNYRYETTGIRPENLRDAMPLKHAQRKIQEFLCNGEPMWKIRPRGGKGRILVGHGLDHDPDRLQLEYPSSMMRDTAKYPPLMKTSKLSNSLKYLTQAYLGYDIHVGIQDPYEDCVATMRLYTRMRYQKHKIEAYPLPADVQNRSNQVAWRQSEVERMSPNEMLSISRSDYYCWCLDSLA, encoded by the exons ATGGATTACAGATCACCTATGGAGTCATCGGAAACCCTAAG GAACAAGTGCGCAGCTTGTTATAGGCAATTCAACAAAATGGAACATTTGGTGGAACACATGAAGATCTCTTATCACTCCGGTCATGAGCCTACTTGTGGAGTTTGCAAGAAACATTGCCGATCTTTTGAGTCCCTCCGCGAACATCTCATAG GACCATTGCCAAAACAAGAATGCAAGAATATTTTTAGCCTTCGCGGATGCAGATTCTGCATGATGATCCTCGAAAGCCCTAACGCTCGTAGGATTCATCAAGAGAGATGTCAATTTTCGAGCGTCAATGCT GGATTGACGACTCGTATGGCAGCCTTAGGCCTAAGAGATAAAGTCATGATCGACTACACGTCATCACGGTCTCCAAAAATGGTTGCACTCTCTTGCAAGATGGTAGGAGGAGGAAGCGACGGGTCGTTGGATGTATGCGCAAGGGTTTGCATAACGGATGAGAACGACAACGTTGTGTTCCATACGTACGTGAAACCGTCAATGGTCGTGACGAACTATAGGTACGAGACGACTGGTATACGTCCAGAGAATCTGAGGGACGCAATGCCGTTGAAACATGCACAAAGAAAGATTCAAGAATTTCTTTGTAATGGAGAACCCATGTGGAAGATTCGTCCAAGAGGTGGGAAAGGGAGGATTCTCGTGGGACATGGGCTGGATCACGATCCTGACCGCCTTCAACTTGAATATCCTTCTTCCATGATGAG GGATACTGCAAAATATCCTCCGTTGATGAAAACAAGCAAGCTGAGCAATTCTCTCAAGTACTTAACCCAAGCCTATCTCGG GTATGATATTCATGTTGGGATACAAGACCCATACGAAGATTGTGTAGCGACGATGAGGCTTTACACGAGAATGAGATATCAGAAACATAAGATTGAAGCATATCCTTTACCAGCCGACGTGCAGAACCGTAGCAATCAAGTGGCTTGGAGGCAGAGCGAGGTCGAAAGGATGTCTCCTAATGAAATGCTCTCCATCTCTCGCTCCGACTACTATTGCTGGTGCTTGGACTCCCTCGCTTGA
- the LOC111208224 gene encoding protein KINESIN LIGHT CHAIN-RELATED 2 isoform X2 — MEIGESHDRGKEDSAAVQASPRSPLSSIDLAMDGAMNASIEQLYHNVCEMESSDDQSPSRASFISYGAESRIDLELRHLVGGDVGERKKDVVLEKKEESNEGSKNREGSLSRKKPEKLAKTSPNAKLRISSRKSPDLRKVSVDEESPELGPLLLKQAREMVSSGENLNRALDLALRAVKAFEKRAEGELNLVMSLHILAAIYAGLGKYNEAVPVLERSIEIPMIEDGEDHSLAKFAGCMQLGDMYGLMGQVENSLLLYTAGLEIQRQVLGETDPRVGETCRYLAEAHVQAMQFEEASRLCQMALDIHKENGSTATASIEEAADRKLMGLICDAKGDYEVALEHYVLASMAMSSQNHREDVASIDCSIGDAYMSLARFDESIFAYQKALAVFKQSKGESHSSVASVYVRLADLYNKIGKLRDSKSYCENALRIYLKPSPGTPMEEVATGFIEISAIYQSMNELDQALKLLRRALKIYVNAPGQQNTVAGIEAQMGVISYMMGNYPESYNIFKSAVSKFRNSGEKKTAMFGIALNQLGLACVQRYAINEAADLFEEAKGILENEYGPYHPDTLAVYSNLAGTYDAMGRLEDAIEILEYVVGTRGEKLGMANPEVEDESRG, encoded by the coding sequence ATGGAGATAGGAGAGAGCCATGACAGAGGTAAAGAAGACTCGGCCGCCGTTCAAGCGTCACCGAGGAGTCCTTTAAGCTCCATAGATCTCGCCATGGACGGCGCCATGAACGCTTCCATCGAGCAGCTTTATCACAACGTCTGCGAAATGGAGAGCTCCGATGATCAATCCCCGTCGAGGGCGAGTTTCATTTCATACGGAGCCGAGTCGAGAATCGATCTGGAGCTGAGGCATCTCGTGGGAGGAGATGttggagagagaaagaaagacgTTGTCttggagaagaaggaagaaagcAACGAGGGTAGTAAAAACAGAGAAGGTAGCTTGAGCCGCAAGAAACCAGAGAAACTTGCGAAAACAAGCCCTAATGCGAAACTGAGGATATCTTCGAGGAAATCTCCGGATCTCAGGAAGGTGTCTGTAGATGAAGAGAGTCCTGAGCTAGGGCCGTTGTTATTAAAGCAAGCGAGAGAGATGGTTTCATCTGGCGAAAACCTAAACAGAGCTCTTGATTTAGCGTTACGTGCGGTGAAAGCTTTCGAGAAACGCGCGGAAGGAGAGTTGAATCTGGTCATGTCTCTACATATCTTAGCAGCTATCTACGCCGGTTTAGGCAAATACAACGAAGCGGTTCCCGTTCTCGAACGGTCCATCGAGATACCGATGATCGAAGACGGCGAGGACCACTCCTTAGCTAAATTCGCAGGGTGCATGCAGCTCGGCGACATGTACGGCCTAATGGGCCAAGTCGAAAACTCTCTTCTCCTCTACACGGCGGGTTTGGAGATTCAAAGACAAGTTCTCGGAGAGACAGATCCACGAGTCGGCGAAACTTGTCGGTACCTAGCAGAAGCGCACGTCCAAGCGATGCAGTTCGAAGAAGCCTCAAGACTCTGTCAAATGGCGTTGGACATACACAAAGAGAACGGTTCCACCGCTACAGCTTCCATCGAAGAAGCTGCCGATAGAAAACTAATGGGCCTCATCTGCGACGCCAAAGGCGACTACGAGGTCGCCCTCGAGCATTACGTTCTAGCGAGCATGGCTATGTCCTCACAGAACCATAGAGAAGACGTTGCGTCTATAGATTGTAGCATCGGCGACGCCTACATGTCTCTAGCTAGGTTTGACGAGTCGATATTCGCGTACCAGAAGGCTTTGGCTGTTTTTAAGCAGTCCAAAGGTGAGAGTCACTCCTCCGTTGCTTCGGTCTACGTCAGGCTTGCTGATCTCTACAACAAGATAGGGAAGCTGCGAGATTCGAAGTCCTACTGCGAAAACGCGCTTAGGATATACCTAAAGCCGTCTCCGGGGACTCCGATGGAAGAGGTTGCGACTGGTTTTATAGAGATCTCCGCGATTTATCAGTCGATGAACGAGCTTGACCAAGCTCTTAAGCTGCTGAGACGCGCGTTGAAGATATATGTGAATGCTCCGGGTCAGCAGAACACGGTTGCTGGTATTGAGGCTCAGATGGGTGTGATCTCTTACATGATGGGGAACTATCCCGAGTCTTACAACATCTTCAAGAGCGCGGTTTCGAAGTTTCGAAACAGCGGAGAGAAGAAGACGGCTATGTTTGGGATCGCTTTGAACCAACTGGGGCTTGCGTGCGTCCAACGTTACGCGATCAACGAAGCTGCGGATTTGTTTGAAGAGGCGAAAGGGATTCTGGAGAATGAGTATGGGCCGTACCATCCCGACACGTTGGCGGTTTATAGTAACCTTGCCGGAACATACGACGCAATGGGCAG